A region of Salvia splendens isolate huo1 chromosome 17, SspV2, whole genome shotgun sequence DNA encodes the following proteins:
- the LOC121774520 gene encoding uncharacterized protein LOC121774520, whose product MEEAVVVPECSPELKPVVGQKFQSLDFAFTFYDVYARAVGFDTRKQAMRKVDDVTTWYQVVCNREGRKKGDEDDQLNACSDFTIKRRKLSKRWVVRLVYPSGFSRKIARQDT is encoded by the exons atggaagaag CGGTTgttgtacctgaatgttctCCCGAGCTTAAGCCTGTTGTAGGTCAGAAATTCCAATCCTTGGATTTCGCTTTCACTTTCTACGACGTATATGCCCGCGCAGTTGGCTTTGATACGCGCAAACAAGCTATGAGGAAGGTTGATGATGTCACGACCTGGTATCAAGTTGTATGCAACAgagaaggaaggaagaagggcGATGAGGATGACCAGTTGAATGCCTGTTCTGATTTCACTATCAAGCGTAGGAAGTTATCTAAGCGGTGGGTTGTACGGCTAGTATATCCTTCAGGTTTTTCTCGGAAGATTGCTCGTCAGGATACATAA
- the LOC121774872 gene encoding F-box/LRR-repeat protein 2-like isoform X2 — translation MDTHLCDELLEEIFRRLSPPSSAAVSLVSKRCRRLLRSSTTSLSLNFPPPYNPTTIKSLSTFLSHHPYLSSISLTGGADPLLLAVTDSCPNLRHLRHPGDPVSPFSLYTLSASCLHLTSISVSLSRPLSFHWLPCFNLLKRLSLSFTGPSIEDNNLEIEENRDVSDLELNLESLSLRGISAGDSALSFLWRNCRNVKNLQLKSCDSVGDYPSFSKFLKFWNNLEEVELRTSRSIVDLVLLKLAADCLSLQSLLVHDGGNKEGLLHFINHTKSSFKKIDLRLPLDLENAHLIALSQNPNLKNLKILRLESCCLVTGEGLKAAVGEAMEELALINCDVVEREAGLLAALGQKLGNLRGLDLSHNEMMVGKDLVSMVVSCGGLEEVRLRGCGRLSDAAVIAIVRSCRNLERVDVSRCGGIGGEGVEALVVKAAALRRVAVEETKLTPLAKTAAARKSKLNPRGHSQHARKRCRA, via the exons ATGGATACGCATCTTTGCGACGAGCTCCTCGAAGAAATCTTCCGCCGCCTCTCTCCGCCGTCCTCCGCCGCGGTCTCCCTCGTCTCGAAGCGGTGTCGCCGCCTCCTCCgctcctccaccacctccctGTCCCTGAATTTCCCCCCTCCCTACAACCCCACCACCATAAAATCCTTATCCACTTTCCTCTCCCACCATCCTTATCTCTCCTCAATCTCCCTCACCGGCGGCGCCGACCCTCTCCTCCTCGCCGTCACTGATTCCTGCCCCAACCTCCGCCACCTCCGCCACCCAGGCGACCCAGTTTCCCCCTTTTCCCTGTACACCCTCTCAGCTTCCTGCCTCCATCTCACCTCCATCTCGGTTTCTCTCTCTAGACCCCTCTCCTTCCACTGGCTCCCCTGTTTCAATTTACTGAAACGCCTCTCTCTTTCCTTCACCGGCCCCTCAATTGAAGATAATAATCTCGAAATTGAAGAAAACAGAGACGTATctgatttggaattgaatttggAAAGCCTTTCTCTGCGTGGAATTTCTGCCGGAGACAGTGCGTTGAGCTTTCTGTGGAGAAACTGCAGGAATGTGAAGAATTTGCAGCTCAAGAGCTGCGATAGCGTCGGAGATTACCCTTCGTTCTCGAAATTTCTGAAATTCTGGAACAATTTAGAAGAAGTCGAGCtgagaacttccagaagcatCGTCGATTTAGTTCTGCTGAAACTCGCCGCCGATTGCTTATCTCTGCAATCGCTGCTAGTCCACGACGGCGGCAACAAAGAAGGCCTCCTCCACTTCATCAATCACACCAAATCGAGCTTTAAAAAGATCGATTTGAGATTGCCGCTCGATCTCGAAAACGCCCATTTAATCGCGTTAtcccaaaaccctaatttaaaaaatttgaaaattctaCGGCTGGAGAGCTGCTGCCTCGTCACCGGGGAAGGGCTGAAAGCGGCGGTGGGGGAGGCGATGGAGGAGCTCGCGCTGATAAACTGCGACGTGGTGGAGAGGGAGGCCGGATTGCTGGCGGCGCTAGGGCAGAAATTGGGGAATTTGAGGGGGCTGGATTTGTCGCACAATGAGATGATGGTTGGTAAGGATCTTGTGTCGATGGTGGTGTCGTGTGGTGGATTGGAGGAGGTGAGGCTGAGGGGCTGCGGTCGATTGAGCGATGCGGCAGTGATTGCGATAGTGAGGAGCTGCCGGAATTTGGAGAGAGTTGATGTGAGCCGCTGCGGTGGGATTGGAGGGGAAGGGGTGGAGGCGCTGGTGGTGAAGGCGGCGGCTTTGAGGAGAGTGGCGGTGGAGGAGACTAAACTAACTCCGCTTGCTAAGACGGCGGCGGCGAGGAAAT CAAAGTTGAATCCCAGGGGGCACTCACAGCATGCCCGGAAGAGGTGTCGAGCCTAA
- the LOC121774872 gene encoding F-box/LRR-repeat protein 2-like isoform X1 — MDTHLCDELLEEIFRRLSPPSSAAVSLVSKRCRRLLRSSTTSLSLNFPPPYNPTTIKSLSTFLSHHPYLSSISLTGGADPLLLAVTDSCPNLRHLRHPGDPVSPFSLYTLSASCLHLTSISVSLSRPLSFHWLPCFNLLKRLSLSFTGPSIEDNNLEIEENRDVSDLELNLESLSLRGISAGDSALSFLWRNCRNVKNLQLKSCDSVGDYPSFSKFLKFWNNLEEVELRTSRSIVDLVLLKLAADCLSLQSLLVHDGGNKEGLLHFINHTKSSFKKIDLRLPLDLENAHLIALSQNPNLKNLKILRLESCCLVTGEGLKAAVGEAMEELALINCDVVEREAGLLAALGQKLGNLRGLDLSHNEMMVGKDLVSMVVSCGGLEEVRLRGCGRLSDAAVIAIVRSCRNLERVDVSRCGGIGGEGVEALVVKAAALRRVAVEETKLTPLAKTAAARKWGTHSMPGRGVEPKARDEMVHRR; from the exons ATGGATACGCATCTTTGCGACGAGCTCCTCGAAGAAATCTTCCGCCGCCTCTCTCCGCCGTCCTCCGCCGCGGTCTCCCTCGTCTCGAAGCGGTGTCGCCGCCTCCTCCgctcctccaccacctccctGTCCCTGAATTTCCCCCCTCCCTACAACCCCACCACCATAAAATCCTTATCCACTTTCCTCTCCCACCATCCTTATCTCTCCTCAATCTCCCTCACCGGCGGCGCCGACCCTCTCCTCCTCGCCGTCACTGATTCCTGCCCCAACCTCCGCCACCTCCGCCACCCAGGCGACCCAGTTTCCCCCTTTTCCCTGTACACCCTCTCAGCTTCCTGCCTCCATCTCACCTCCATCTCGGTTTCTCTCTCTAGACCCCTCTCCTTCCACTGGCTCCCCTGTTTCAATTTACTGAAACGCCTCTCTCTTTCCTTCACCGGCCCCTCAATTGAAGATAATAATCTCGAAATTGAAGAAAACAGAGACGTATctgatttggaattgaatttggAAAGCCTTTCTCTGCGTGGAATTTCTGCCGGAGACAGTGCGTTGAGCTTTCTGTGGAGAAACTGCAGGAATGTGAAGAATTTGCAGCTCAAGAGCTGCGATAGCGTCGGAGATTACCCTTCGTTCTCGAAATTTCTGAAATTCTGGAACAATTTAGAAGAAGTCGAGCtgagaacttccagaagcatCGTCGATTTAGTTCTGCTGAAACTCGCCGCCGATTGCTTATCTCTGCAATCGCTGCTAGTCCACGACGGCGGCAACAAAGAAGGCCTCCTCCACTTCATCAATCACACCAAATCGAGCTTTAAAAAGATCGATTTGAGATTGCCGCTCGATCTCGAAAACGCCCATTTAATCGCGTTAtcccaaaaccctaatttaaaaaatttgaaaattctaCGGCTGGAGAGCTGCTGCCTCGTCACCGGGGAAGGGCTGAAAGCGGCGGTGGGGGAGGCGATGGAGGAGCTCGCGCTGATAAACTGCGACGTGGTGGAGAGGGAGGCCGGATTGCTGGCGGCGCTAGGGCAGAAATTGGGGAATTTGAGGGGGCTGGATTTGTCGCACAATGAGATGATGGTTGGTAAGGATCTTGTGTCGATGGTGGTGTCGTGTGGTGGATTGGAGGAGGTGAGGCTGAGGGGCTGCGGTCGATTGAGCGATGCGGCAGTGATTGCGATAGTGAGGAGCTGCCGGAATTTGGAGAGAGTTGATGTGAGCCGCTGCGGTGGGATTGGAGGGGAAGGGGTGGAGGCGCTGGTGGTGAAGGCGGCGGCTTTGAGGAGAGTGGCGGTGGAGGAGACTAAACTAACTCCGCTTGCTAAGACGGCGGCGGCGAGGAAAT GGGGCACTCACAGCATGCCCGGAAGAGGTGTCGAGCCTAAGGCCCGGGACGAGATGGTGCATCGCAGGTAG
- the LOC121773846 gene encoding upstream activation factor subunit UAF30-like, with protein MLPQRLKKVVTDNPKKVASLIDIVNLPTVLRDFMGQSQSSQLSCFKRVWGYIKDNNLQDPVNRNVVNCDPKLKSILLGKSTIDLTELPPLIKLHFPKQPGS; from the exons ATGCTACCGCAGAGGTTGAAGAAGGTTGTTACAGACAACCCCAAGAAAGTTGCATCTTTGATCGACATTGTGAATTTGCCTACCGTGCTTAGAGATTTCATGGGCCAGTCTCAAAGTTCACAACTCAGTTGCTTTAAGCGTGTTTGGGGTTATATCAAGGATAACAATCTCCAG GATCCAGTCAACAGGAATGTAGTCAACTGCGATCCGAAGCTGAAGAGCATTCTATTGGGCAAGTCCACGATTGATCTCACTGAACTTCCCCCGTTGATCAAGTTGCATTTTCCAAAGCAGCCTGGCAGTTGA
- the LOC121773231 gene encoding DNA repair protein XRCC4-like, with protein sequence METPKHTCLKLHIPMGGGEPEPVFVKGTWYPTRFDISITDGLQAWTCHATEEEVKERASCWDQTASYYIDLAERYLGFQQPGSVYGFSDAGGGCKRLSWTFEKEGMKLEWRWKCHPSPNSKQTTVDVLDFLMDANIKLSEEVVWKSQAFDKLQLEAEKCLAQSEKLSSEKSEFESEIYGKFVQVLNSKKAKLRTLRNRLSKQPSAENSPQEEVSSDSRTESLDEGSDEERDGLRAVEKPEKEQVSSDRTESFDEEDEEDTAKDGGGASSSKNAPTSKPHGRKRK encoded by the exons ATGGAAACGCCGAAGCACACATGCTTGAAGCTCCATATACCGATGGGCGGCGGCGAACCCGAACCCGTTTTTGTGAAGGGCACCTGGTACCCGACCCGCTTCGACATTTCCATAACCGACGGCCTCCAAGCTTGGACTTGCCATG CTACTGAGGAAGAGGTGAAGGAGAGAGCGTCGTGCTGGGACCAAACGGCGTCGTACTACATTGACTTGGCCGAGAGGTATCTCGGCTTTCAGCAACCCGGGTCGGTTTACGGATTCTCGGATGCTGGAGGCGGATGCAAACGG TTATCATGGACGTTCGAGAAGGAAGGTATGAAACTGGAATGGCGGTGGAAATGCCACCCTTCTCCCAATAGCAAACAAACCACAGTGGATGTGTTGGACTTTCTTATGGATGCTAACATAAAGCTGAGT GAGGAGGTTGTATGGAAATCGCAGGCGTTTGACAAGCTCCAACTGGAGGCTGAAAAGTGCCTAGCACAAAGTGAGAAACTCAGCAGTGAGAAATCAGAGTTTGAATCTGAAATATATGGAAAG TTTGTTCAGGTCTTGAACTCCAAGAAAGCAAAACTGAGAACGCTACGCAATAGGCTCTCCAAACAGCCTTCGGCTGAAAATTCCCCTCAAGAAGAAGTGTCTTCTGATAGTAGGACTGAGAGCTTAGACGAAGGAAGTGATGAAGAACGCGATGGGCTGAGAGCTgtcgaaaaacccgaaaaagaACAAGTGTCCTCAGACAGGACTGAGAGCTtcgatgaagaagatgaagaagacaCAGCAAAAGATGGTGGTGGCGCTTCCTCTTCTAAAAACGCCCCAACCTCTAAGCCCCACGGTAGAAAAAGGAAGTAA
- the LOC121773230 gene encoding syntaxin-related protein KNOLLE-like, translating to MNDLMTKSFTSYVDLKKEANKDLEMGVTTTHVDTNLTSFLEEAEQVKQEMASIRDTLARLQASHEEGKSLHNPEALKTLRASVNADILSVLKRARTIRARLQDMDRSNALNRRLSGCKEGTPVDRTRSAVTNGLRKKLKELMMDFQALRQRMMTEYKETVGRRYFTVTGEHPHDEVIDKIISGGDGNGGEELLSRAIQEHGRGKVVETVVEIQDRHDAAKEIEKSLLELHQIFLDMAVMVEAQGEQMDDIEHHVMNAQQYVSAGAKNLKVAKDHQRSSRRCLCIGIILLLAIILLVVIPIATSFTRS from the coding sequence ATGAACGATCTGATGACCAAATCTTTCACGAGCTACGTTGATCTAAAGAAAGAAGCAAACAAAGACCTCGAAATGGGCGTGACGACTACCCACGTCGACACCAACCTCACCTCCTTCCTCGAAGAAGCCGAGCAAGTCAAGCAAGAGATGGCCTCCATCCGAGACACCCTCGCCCGCCTCCAAGCCTCCCACGAGGAGGGCAAATCCCTCCACAACCCCGAGGCTCTCAAAACCCTCCGTGCCTCCGTCAACGCCGACATCCTCTCCGTCCTCAAGCGGGCCCGCACCATCCGTGCCCGCCTCCAGGACATGGACCGCTCCAACGCCCTCAATCGCAGGCTCTCTGGCTGCAAGGAGGGCACCCCCGTCGACCGGACGCGGTCCGCCGTCACCAACGGGCTCCGGAAGAAGCTCAAGGAGCTGATGATGGACTTCCAGGCGCTGCGCCAGCGGATGATGACCGAGTACAAGGAGACCGTCGGGAGGCGCTACTTCACCGTCACTGGGGAGCATCCCCACGACGAGGTCATCGACAAGATCATCTCCGGTGGCGACGGGAACGGCGGGGAGGAGCTGCTGTCTAGAGCCATTCAGGAGCACGGGAGGGGGAAGGTGGTGGAGACGGTGGTGGAGATACAGGACAGGCACGACGCGGCCAAGGAGATCGAGAAGAGCCTGCTGGAGCTCCACCAGATATTCCTCGACATGGCTGTGATGGTGGAGGCGCAGGGCGAGCAGATGGATGACATCGAGCACCACGTGATGAACGCGCAGCAGTATGTGAGCGCTGGAGCGAAGAACCTCAAGGTTGCGAAAGATCACCAGAGGAGCAGCCGGCGATGCTTGTGCATCGGGATCATACTGCTGTTAGCCATTATTCTTCTTGTTGTCATCCCCATTGCCACCAGTTTCACTAGATCGTGA